The following nucleotide sequence is from Pseudomonas sessilinigenes.
ACCTGCAGCAGCACTTGCCTGGCGAAATCGGGATCGCACAACTGGCAGGCTTCGATGTTGTAGGAAAACACCAGGTCATTGCCGGGCATCCGCGTCGACAACTGCCGTTGCAGTTTCAGGCCCTGGAGCAGCAGGCAATCGAACAGCTGGCGATGGTGCTCGGGGTCATCGAGCAGCGCCAGGAATGACTTCGGTCCCAGGACACCGTGCTCGGGGTGCGACCAGCGAGCCAGGGTCTCGACCCCGGTGATACGTCGGCTCTTCAGGCACACCTGCGGTTGGAAGTAGGGAACGATCTGATGCAACTGCAAAGCCTGTAGCACATCCGATTGCGTCAAGGGCTCCTTGTCCACTGGCACCCGGTCACGCCTGCGGCTCGCGACCTTGTGCTTGACGAGCACCGCCTTACGCAGCAGTTCATGGAGTTGCGCGATCTCCAGGTCCTTGTAGCTGCCCAGGTAATGCTTGCCCGAATACCCACGGAAATTGGCCAGCCCCCAGCGAACCGGGGCCTCCAGTGCCTCGCACTCGATCATGGAAAAAAAGCCGTAGTGCTCGAACAGCCGGCGCAGATAGGGGATGGCCACGGCAGAGGGCAGCGAGTCGCAAATCACCAGGTCCGGGGCTGGTCCGGCTGGGGGGAGACGGCTCCAGTCGCTGTCCCAGGTGATCGTCTGGACCCGGGCAACCCCGGTGCTGGAGAACAGTCCCGAAAATCGCTGGACCCGCAAAGCGTTCGAACACAACAACAGCACGCTCACTAGCGACATGACCTGCAACTCCAGGAAAAAACTCATGCTAGCCAACGCAATCCCGGGGGCACTCAAGACAATTCTTGAATAAAAGTGAGAAATTTCTTGGTTTGCTCGCCCTTGTCCCTACACCCTTGAACAGCCCGGGCCACGCCTCCCACCAGTACGAAGGTCAAGGGTCTAGCTCGCCGTCACACCGCAAAGCATGCCGATCTCGCCTCGCAACCACTGCAACCCCAACGCCTGTTGTTGCTGGCGATGCCAGATCAGGCTGACCTGTACCGGCGCGGCCAGCAACGGCAGGCTGGCCATGCGGATCGGCAGCAAGGCGCCGAAGTGCTCGGCCAGGTGCCGCGGCACCGTCCCCAGGAGATCGGACTGCGCCACGATCAGCGGAATGCTCAGGTAATTGGGTACGAACAGTTGCACCTGGCGCTGGACCCTGGCTGATCCCAGGACGATCTCCAGGGGCGAGCCTCGCCCGCCCCGATCGGGAATCGCTACATGCTGGCAGCCCTGGTAGGCCGCCAGGTCCAGCTCCGGGGTAAAGGCCGGGTGGTCGGCGCGACCGATCACCACCAGTTGTTCCTCCAGCAAGGGTTGGTAGCACAGGTCCGGATTGTCGAAATACAGGTAGTCCACGGCCAGATCCAGCATGCCCGCGCTCAACCAGGCGGCCAACGAGTCGGCACTATCGCTGCGTACCGCCAGGCGGATGCGGGGCGCCACTTGCTGCAAGCGTTGGGACAGTGCCGGCAGCAAGCGGGCCTGGGCGTAATCGTTCATCGACAGGGTGAACAGTTGATCGGCCGCGGCCGGATCGAACGCGGCGGACGGGTCCAGGCCTTGTTGCAGCAGGTGCAGGGCCTGGCGCACGGCGATGTGCAGGCTCTGGGCCCGGGAAGTGGGCTGCATGCCCCGGGCAGTGCGGATGAACAGCGGCTCATCCAGGTGCCGGCGCAAACGCGCCAGGGCATTGCTCACCGCCGGCTGGCTGAGGTTCAGCCGCACCGCGGCCCGGGACAGGTTCTGTTCCTGCATCAGGGCATCGAATACCCGCAGCAGGTTGAGGTCCAGGCGCTGCACATTCAGCTTCATGAATAATGCTCATTCCAACTATCCATTGGCTGGATAATTTGTCCGGCGCTAGGCTGCAGTCAATAAAAACAACAACGGGAGCAACGCCGTGCGAGAAACCACCCAGCACTTTCGCCAGCAATACCGGGCCGCGGTCAGCCCAGGCTACAACCCCTGGCTGCACGGCGGCTTTGTCCTGGCCTATGGCGTGTTGTGCATCGCCCTGCTGTGCAGCACCCTGGATCGGGTACAGCCTCTGGAATGGTTGGCAGTGCCATTGGCGCTGCTGTTCTTCAACCTGTGCATCTATGTGGTGCACCGTTGGCTGGGGCATCACAAACAGGGTTTTGCCCGGATGTTCTACGCCCGGCATACCGGCGATCACCACAGCTTCTTCACACCGGGCCTGATGGCCTACGAAGGTTTCCGGGACTGGCGGGTCATCCTGTTCCCGGCCTGGCTGATCGTGCTCCACAGCCTGTTGTTCGCCCTACCCCTGTGGGCACTGTTGAGCCTGTGGAACGCCAATGTCGCGGCGCTGTTCGCCAGTTGCACGCTGATCGGCTACCTGGCCTACGAAGTCTTCCACGCCTGCGAGCACCTGCCGGCCAGCCACCCCCTGGCACGCCTGCCCTGGATCCGCCAGATGCGTCAGCTGCACGAACTGCATCATCGTCGCGAGCTGATGCAGGAGCGCAACTTCAACATCGTCCTGCCGCTGATGGACTGGCTGTTCGGCACCCTGTACTGGCAAGCGCAAGACGTCCCGGAATCCTCCTCCAGTGCAGCGACCTCCATGACGCGCATGCAGCACCAGGTCGACATCCCCCGCAGCAGCACCCTGACCCTGGCCTATGCCGCCAGCCCACGGCGCTGGCCGCAGTGGCATCCCTCGTCGCTCAAGGTCGAGGGCGCCGAGGGCCCCTTGGCAGGCGGCCAGGGCTTCGAGGAAGACATCCATGCCGGAGGACGCCATGGCCACCTGAGCTGGCGCGTCGAGGAGTACCTGCCTGGACAGCGTTGGCGGGCCACTGCCCGGGGCGATCATGGTCTATGGTTGCAGGTCACCTACGAATGCCAGCCCCTGGCGGCCGAGCAGACCCGTTTCGTGCGCACCCTGGAGTACCGTTTCGACAACCTGCTGATGCGCTTGGGTAATCGGCTGTTATTCAAACGACGGATAGAACGGGAATCTGCCGCCTCGATGCAGGCATTGTGCAACATGGCTCAGCAAGCCATCGCCCTGGAGCCCACCGTCACGGCAGGCCATCCGTCCTGAACCGCACACAGACAGGAGTCACTGCATGAATCAGATCGCCCCTCGCCGTTTCGGCCCCGCCCGGATCATCCTGCTGTTGGTCATCGCCATCCTGGCCTTCCTGTTGCTGGCACCGACCAAGGTCCAGCCGGTGGCCTGGAATCCGGCGCCGGCCCCCTCCCTGAGCCAGGGCCCGTTCGCCGAGAACCAGAAGCTCAAGGCCGTGCAGGCAGTCGGTGCCCGGGATATCGCCGGGCCCGAGGCGCTACTGCTGGAAAACGACCAGTTGATCACCGGCCTGCACGATGGCCGGGTGGTCCAGACCAGCCTGGACGGCAACAGCCTCAAGGTGCTGGTCAACACCGGTGGTCGGCCCCTGGGCCTGGCTCGCCATCCCGACGGCAGGCTGATCATCGCCGACGCCATCAAGGGCCTGCTGGCCCTGGACAACCAGGGCCAGCTACAGACCCTGAGCAGCGAGGCCAATGGCCTGAAATTCGGCTTCACCGATGATGTCGCGGTGGATGCCGCCGGGCGCTATGCCTATTTCAGCGATGCCAGCAGTCGCTGGGGCTACGGTCGCGACGGTGAAGCGGTGATCGAGCACGGCGGCGATGGCCGCCTGCTGCGCTACGACTTCCAGAACGGCCGGACCGAGGTCCTGCTGGACGGCCTGGAATTCGCCAACGGCATCGCCCTGGGGCCGCAGGAAAGCTTTGTCCTGGTCAACGAGACCGGTGCCTATCGCATCAGCCGTTACTGGCTCAAGGGCGACAAGGCAGGCCAGCACGACCTGTTCATCGATAACCTGCCGGGTTTGCCGGACAACCTCAGTTTCAATGGCCGCGACCGTTTCTGGGTAGCCCTGTATGCACCGCGCAATCCGCTACTGGACGGCACAGCCCCGTACCCTTATGTGCGCAAGATGCTGGTGCGGGCCATGCAAGTGCTGCCCAAGCCGGTGGAGAAGCGCGGCTTCGTCGTGGGCCTGGACACCGAGGGCCGGGTCATTGCCAACCTGCAGGACGGCACGAGCGGCAACTACTCGCCGATCACCACGGTGCGTGAATATGGCGATGCGTTGTACCTGGGCTCCCTGACCGCCCGGCACATGGCGCGTTTGCCACTGCAACAGGCCCTGACGGCCGAGCGCTGAGCTTCGTGTAACCGCTATCGCGGGGAGGCGACGCTTTCGGATTCGTTGGAGAGCCTGTGGATCTTGGCACAGGCTTGGCAGCGGCTGCAGCAGCCGGCCATATCGTGGAAGGCAAGCAACTACGCGCGCCTGTGGCCCGGGCCACAGGCGCGATGGGCAGGAGGTCAGGAGCGGGCGGTGAGTTTGTCGGAGATCTCGTCCTTGATCAGCAGGCGTCTTTCCTTGAGTTTCCTAACTACGTCATCTGCGGCAGCGGCGGCTTCGGCCTCGAGCACCTGGTCATCGATGCTGGTGTATTTATCGAACAGCGCGTTCAAGTGGGGGTCCTGGGCCCGACGCTGCTGAATGTCTTCTTTACTGCAGCTCAGGTCCTGGTAAAGGTCGTGGGTCACCGGCATGGAACACCTCCGTGGTTGATCGGTAGCACGGGCGTCATCGCGCCCCTGCCAGTTGTCAGCATGGCCTTGGCTCCCTCGGTCTGTCGACCGCCAATCAGACCAGCGGTAACCGTTCGTCGCCACTGGCTGTCCTGGATCAATTCTGCCCCAGCGCAGCGGCCAGGAATGGCGCGGTACGGCTGCCGCGGTGCCTGGCCACCTGCTCCGGCGTACCACTGGCCACCAGGCGCCCTCCCTGCTCCCCCGCCCCCGGACCGATATCGATGACCCAGTCGGCCTGGGCCACCACGCGCATCTCATGCTCGACCACCACCAGGCTATGCCCTGCCGTCACCAGCTTGTCCAGTTGCTCCAGCAGGCGGTCCACATCCCGGGGGTGCAAGCCGGTGGTGGGCTCGTCCAGCACATAGAGGGTGGCACCGCGGGCATTGCGTTGCAGTTCGGTCGCCAGCTTGATGCGCTGCGCCTCGCCGCCGGACAGCTCGGTAGCCGGCTGCCCCAGGCGCAGGTAGTCCAGGCCGATGTCGTGCAGCACTTGCAGAGCGCGACGGATCCCCGGTTGCTCGGCGAATACCGGCAAGGCTTGCTCGACGTTCAGTTGCAATACCTGGGCGATGTTCAGGCCCTGCCAGGTCACTTCCAGGGTCTGCGGGTGATAACGCGCGCCCTGACAGGTCGGGCACGGCGCAAAGACACTGGGCATGAAAAGCAATTCGACACTGACGAACCCTTCGCCCTCGCAGGCCGGGCAACGGCCCTTGGCGACGTTGAAGGAGAACTGGCCGGCATCATAGCCCCGGGCCCTGGCCTCAGGAGTGGCTGCGAACAGCTTGCGCACCTGGTCGAACAAACCGGTGTAGGTCGCCAGGTTCGAGCGTGGCGTGCGGCCGATGGGTTTCTGGTCCACTTGCACCAGGCGCTTGATCCGCTCCATGCCCGAGGCAATCCGCCCCGCGCTGCCGATGGGTGCATCGTCCTGCAAATCCAGCTCCGGTGCCTCTTCGCCGTCCGGCTCCCGGCCCAAGTGGGCACCCACCAACTCCAGCAGGGCCTGGCTCACCAGGCTCGACTTGCCGGAACCGGAGATCCCGGTCACGGCGATGAAGCACCCCAGGGGGAACTCGACATCCAGTGCCTGCAGGTTGTTGCGAGTGATGCCCTCCAGGCGCAGCCAGCCCTGGGGCTCGCGTACCGGACGCCGAGGCGCAGGCTGTTCGGCGAACAGGTAACGGCGAGTCTGCGAGACCTCGATGACCGCAAGCCCCGCCGGTGGCCCGCTGTACAGGACCTGGCCACCACGCTCGCCGGCGGCCGGGCCGACCTCCACCAGCCAGTCGGCCCGGCGCATGATCTGCAGGTCATGCTCCACCACGAACAATGAATTGCCTGCGGCCTTGAGCCGCTGCAAGGCCTCGAACAAGGCTTCGGCATCCGCCGGGTGCAGCCCCGCCGAAGGCTCGTCCAGCACATAGATCACACCGAACAGTTGCGACCCCAGTTGAGTCGCCAGGCGCAGGCGCTGCAACTCGCCAGGGGACAGGGTTGGGGTACTGCGCTCCAGGGCCAGGTAGCCCAGCCCCAGGTCGATCAGGGAACCGACCCGCTCCAGCAGGTCCTGGGCGATACGTTGCGCCGCCAGGCGCTTCTCCGGCGACAACGGCATCACACCCCGTGGCGCCCCGGCGTCAGCCGCCACGGGCTTGAGCACCTCGGCCAGTTGCAGCAGCGGCATGCGTGCCAGTTCACCGATATCCATCCCGGCGAACGTCACCGCCAGCGCCTCGCGCTTGAGCCGCTTGCCTTCGCACAACGGGCATGGACTGCCACGCATGAACTGCCCCACGCGCTTTTTCATCAGCGCGCTCTGGGTGTGGGCGAAGGTATGCAGCACGTAGCGTCGGGCCCCACTGAACGTACCCATGTAGCTGGGCTCCTGCTGGCGTGCCAGGGCCTGGCGAGTCTGCTCGGGAGTCAACCCGGCGTACACCGGCACCGTGGGCGTATCCTCGGTGAAGAGGATCCAGTCGCGCTGCTCCCTGGGCAGCTCGCGCCAGGGGATATCCACGTCATAACCCAGGGTCACCAGGATGTCCCGCAGGTTCTGCCCCTGCCAGGCCAGGGGCCAGGAGGCCACCGCGCGCTGGCGAATAGTCAGCGAAGGGTCGGGGACCATGCTCGCTTCATCGACCTCGTACACCCGGCCCAGGCCATGGCACTGCGGGCAGGCGCCCTGGGGAGTGTTGGGCGAGAAGTCCTCGGCATACAGCATCGACTGCCCGGGCGGATAGCTGCCGGCCCGGGAGTACAACATGCGCACCAGGCTGGACAGGGTGGTCACGCTGCCTACCGAGGAGCGGGTGCTGGGGCTGCCGCGCTGCTGTTGCAGGGCCACCGCGGGTGGCAGGCCATCGATACGGTCCACATCCGGCACCCCGACCTGGTCGATCAGGCGCCGGGCGTAAGGCGCAACCGACTCGAAGTAACGGCGCTGGGCCTCGGCATACAAGGTCGAGAACGCTAGGGATGACTTGCCCGAACCGGACACCCCGCTAAATACCACCAACGCATCCCGGGGAATGTCCACGTCGACATTACGCAAGTTGTGCTCGCGGGCACCCCGTACCCGGACAAAACCTGAACTGTGCTCAGGCAGCTGGCTGGCCTGGGGCTCAGGGGGAAGATTACGCGTAGACGTCATGGACCTGCCTTGTCTGGGAAACCGCAAGATGTGAGGGGCGCCGAGCGCCGATCATCACACAATCCCCAGGTCCCGGGGCAGGCCCGTTAACGCCTCGGCCAGTCTTCAGCGCTCCCTCGAGCGTCGACCGCCCTGCTCCTCCGTAAGGCCGGTGTGCCGAAGATCGTAGCGCAGCTCGGCAATCAGCTCGCCGATAGCCCGAGCGCTGGTCAAGTCGCGGGTGGCGATCCCGGTCACGAACAGATCGACCCGGCCACTGGACGGATCGCAGATACGCACGGTCATGGCGCCGTCATGGCCTACGGTGCACTGGCAATGCAAGGGCAAGAAACTGGTCTCGACGATTCTGCGCAGTTCAAGAGTGGAAATCACAGGCAAGGAATCCAAAGGGGTTCGAAGGAAAAACCGCGCAAGACAAACCTATCGTTATGGGGACCAGGCACTGGGTGTCCCTGTCCTTGGGCATCGGTAAAACAGTACAAATTCATTCAACTTGGTACAGAGTAGAAGGCCGGAGCCCATTTGTCGTCGGAGCCTGTCGTTTTTATGCGCTGCTTCACATTGGCGCCATCAGGAACCCGGCAATGAACGCAGCACCGTGCTCAGTTCCCCAGGGCCATAGGGCTTCGTGTCCGGGCTGAGCAGGTGATTGCGCGAAGCCATGTCGTGGGTATGTCCCGAAGTGAACAGAACCGCGATCGGCGGGACCTGGTTCTTGGCCAGGCGGTGAGGTCGGCGCTCTTGGTCGTTCAGTGAAAATCCCGGCTGGGCACCTTGATCCCGGCCAGCAGCGGGGTCAGGTCGCTCAGGCGCCCGGCCACCAGATGGCGTACTTCGCCCTCGACCTCCAGGGTGCCGTCGACCCGCAGTAGTTGCGCGCCCACCAGGACCCGGCGCTGGCGCTCGGCCAGATCGCGCCAGACCACGACATTGAGATTGCCGAACTCGTCCTCCAGGGTGACAAAGGTCACTCCGCTGGCGGTGCCCGGACGCTGGCGCCCGGTGACCATCCCGGCCACGCTCACCGAGCGTCCATGCTCCAGCCCCTGCAAATCGCGGGAACTGCGACAGCGCCGGGCCGCGAGCTGGGGCCGGAGCAAGGCCAGGGGATGCGGGCCCAGGGTGGTGCCCAGGCTGAGGTAATCGGCATACAGGTTCTCGCCGACGCTGGGTCGGGGCAAGCTCACCGGCGCCTCTTCTCGGGCGGGCAGGTCAGCGAACAAGCCCAGCTGCCGCTCCACTCCCGCCACCTCCCAGCGTGCCTGGAAGCGGTCCCTGGCCAGGCCTCGCAGGGCCCCGGCATCGGCCAGGAGCTCCAGGGCGCGCAGATCGAGCCGGGCCCGCTCCCCCAGGTCGGCGACGTCGACAAAGGCCCGCTGGCCCCGAGCCTGCTCGATACGCAAGGCGTCCTCCTGGCGAAAACCCTTGATCATCCGCAACCCCAGGCGCAGGGCCGGCTGGTCGGAGGCCGCGCAAGCGACAGCGTCCGACGGCCCTGCACCCGCAATCTGCAGGGCGGGCCCGGACGGGCCTGCGATCGGCTCCAGGCTGCAATCCCAGTCGCTGCTTCGAACGTCCACCGGGCGGACTTCCAGGCCATGGCGGCGAGCGTCCTGGAGGATCTGGTCCGGGCTGTAGAAACCCATGGGCCAGCTGTTGATCAGGGCGCAGGCGAAGGCCGCCGGCTCATGGCATTTGAGCCAGCAACTGGCATAGGTCAGCAGGGCGAAACTGGCGGCATGGGACTCGGGAAAACCATAGCTGCCAAAGCCCTTGATCTGCTCGAAGATCTGCGCCGCGAACTCCTCGCTGTAGCCCTTGCCCGTCATGCCCTTGAGCAAGCGCTGGCGATGGGGCTCCAGGCCGCCATGGCGCTTCCAGGCCGCCATGGAACGACGCAATTGGTCGGCCTCGCCCGGGGTGTAGTCGGCCGCCACCACCGCGATCTGCATCACCTGCTCCTGGAACAGCGGCACCCCCAGGGTACGCACCAGCACCTCTTGCAGTGCTGGCGAGGGATAGGTCACCGGTTCCTTTTTATCGCGCCTGCGCAGGTAAGGGTGGACCATACCGCCCTGGATCGGCCCGGGGCGGACGATGGCCACCTCGATCACCAGGTCGTAGAACTTCTTCGGCTTGAGCCGGGGCAGCATCGACATCTGCGCCCGCGACTCGATCTGGAACACGCCGATGGTATCGGCCCGGCCGATCATCGCGTAGGTCGCCGGGTCTTCGCTGGGAATGCTGGTGAGGGTATAGCGCTGGCCACGGTAGCCATGGATCAGGTCGAAACAACGGCGGATGGCGCTGAGCATGCCCAGCGCGAGGATGTCCACCTTGAGCAGGCCGACCATGTCCAGGTCGTCCTTGTCCCACTGGATCACCGTGCGCTCGGCCATGCTGGCGTTCTCCACCGGCACCAGGCTGTCCAGGGGCTGCTCGGAAATCACGAAGCCACCGGGGTGCTGGGACAAGTGCCGGGGGAAGCCGATCAACTGCCCGGTCAGGCTCAGGACCCGGCGCAGCAACGGACTCTCGGGGTCGAAACCGGCTTCGCGCAGGCGCTCGAGATCAGGCGCGCTATCGCTCCAGCGGCCACAGCAGGCGGCCAGGGCATTGATCTGGTCCGGCGGCAGGCCCAGGGCCTTGGCCACGTCGCGCACCGCCCCGGCGCCGTGATAGGTACTGACCACCGCCGTCAACGCCGCACGATGCCGGCCATAGCGCCGGAACACGTACTGCAACACCTCTTCGCGGCGCTCGTGTTCGAAATCGACGTCGATGTCCGGCGGCTCGTTGCGCTCCTTGGACAGGAACCGCTCGAACAGCATCACCGAGCGATCCGGGTCGATCGCGGTGATGCCCAGGACGAAACACACCACCGAGTTGGCCGCCGAGCCCCGGCCCTGGCAGAGAATGTGCCGCTCGCGGGCGAACGCGACGATGTCATGCACCGTGAGGAAGTAGCTCTCGTAGCCCAGCTCGCCGATCACCTGCAACTCGTTCTCGATCTGCGCCAGCACCTCGGGCCGGGCCCCGGCGGGCCAGCGCCGGGCAATCCCCTCGCGGACCAGGACCCGCAGCCAGGAACCGGCGTCGTGGCCCTCGGGCACCAGCTCCCGAGGGTACTGGTAGCGCAACTGGCCTAGGTCGAAGCGGCAGCGCTCGGCAATCACCAGCGACTCATCGAGCAGCGCCTGGGGGTACAGGCCTTGCAGCACCGGCAGCGGCCGCAGGTGGCGCTCGCCATTGGCGAACAGGCGCTGCCCGGCCTCGGCCACCGGCAGGTGGTGGCGGATCGCGGTCATGGTGTCCTGCAGGGCCCGGCGCCCACGTACATGCATGTGCACATCGCCACAGGCCACCGCTGGCAGGCGCAGTTGCCGGGCCAGGGCCAAGCGTTGCTGCAACCGCCGGGCATCGTCCTGGCCGCAATGCAGTTCCACCGCCAGCCACAGCCGCTCGGGGAACACCTGGCGCAACCAGGACGTCGCATCGGGGTCGTCCTTCTCATCGCCCAGCCACAGCGCCAGCAACCCGGGCAAGGGCTCGGCGAAATCCTCCCGCAACAAGCGATAACACCCCTTCTCGGCCCGGCGCCGGGCCTGGGTGATCAGCCGGCACAGGGCCTGGTAACCAGCCAGCTCTTGCACCAGCAGCACCAGGCGCGGGCCCTCCTCGACCTGCATTTCACTGCCGACGATCAGCTTCAAGCCAGTTTCGCGGGCGGCCTGCCAGGCCCGCACGATACCGGCCAGGGTGCATTCGTCGGTGATCGCCAGGGCCTGGTAGCCCAGGGCCCGGCCGCGCTCGAACAACTCCCGGGCACTGGAGGCGCCACGCTGGAAGCTGAAATTGGACAGGCAATGCAGCTCGGCGTAGCCGCTCATGCGAACCAGCCTTGCAGCAGCAGCGGCCCGGGTTCGCCCACCTGGCGATAAGCCCAGCCCTGCTGGCCGGTGCGAGTCTGGACTCGGTAATAGTCACGGCGCACATCGGCACCGTCCCACCAACCGGACTCGATGCGTTCCGGGCCCATGACGATCTGCACCGAACCCTCGTCCAGTGGCTGGGGCTCGGTGAGCAACCAGCCTGGGCGACGCAAGCCCGGGTTGGCCGGGCACGGCCGTGGGTCGGCCTGGGGCAGCCAACTGAGTTCCGGGCGGTGGTCGGCGCGATAGCCCAGGCCCTGTACCGCATCGTCTCCCAGGCGTGCCCGCAGCCGTTCGCGCAATTGCTCCCAGGGCAGGTTCTGCTGTGGCCGCTCCTCGAACAGCTCCGTATGCCGAGGCACGAATAGTGGCAGGTCCTCGGCCACCAGGCGCAGGTTGCGCACCGGCGCGGGTACCTGGATCTGCTCCAGGCGTCCACGGGCCAGCTCGAAGAGCAGCGCCGGGTCGCGCTCGGCACCCAGCAACCCCACCGGGACCAGGGTGTCGGCGCCTTCGGCGTGCTCCAGGTGCAGGACGAAGCGCTGCACGCCGCTGTCGCGACCACAGAGAAAGGCCGCCAGGTCGGCGGTCAGGCGACGTAGGGGAAACAGCAGCGCCTGGTGGGACTGCACATCGAAGTTCAGCTCGATGCGCAGGTCGAAACGATCCGGCGGCTGGTAGAAGGCCAGCCCCAGCGCACGCTCGCCAAGCAGGGTATCGAGCTGCCTGAGCAAGCCGCCATCGAAACGCCGGGCCAGGCCCTGGCGCGGCAGGCCATAGAGTTGCGCGAAGCTGCGCACGCCCATGCGCGACAAGGCCGTGGCCTGCTCCGATGCCAGTCCCAGGCGCTCGACGGGTATCGGCCCCAGGGCCTGGTGCAAGGCCTGCTGGTCGGCCACCGCCAGGCCATCGTAGGCGTTGGCCAGGACCCGGGCCGCCGCCGGGTTAGGCGCAGCGACGATACGGTGGCGAAAGCCCAGGGCCTGCAGTTCCTGGCGCAGCCGGGCCTGCAACTGTGGCCAGGGCCCGAACAGGCCCAGGCTCGATTCGATTTCCAGCACCAGGGTGCGCGGATAGGCCACGCTGACCTGGGAGCTGAAACCATAGGCCCAGGCGGCAAGGAACTGCTGCCAGTGATCGATCTGCTGGGGATCGTACTCGGCACAGGCGAAATCCTGGGCCAGGGCCTGGGCGGCCGTCAGCGATTGCCCGGGGCGCAACCCCAGCTCGCGGGCGGCGTCGTTCACCGCCTGGATCACTCGACGTTGCGGGCTGCCGCTGAGCAGCGCCAACGGCGCCTGGGGCTCGGCGCGCTGGCGCAGTACCGCGTCCAGCGCCAATTGCGGGAACAGGATGCACACCCAGCGCATGTCGACCTCAGTGCCCGGCCTGCAGGGCAATCGGTTGTGGATGGGCCAGGCC
It contains:
- a CDS encoding EAL domain-containing protein is translated as MSFFLELQVMSLVSVLLLCSNALRVQRFSGLFSSTGVARVQTITWDSDWSRLPPAGPAPDLVICDSLPSAVAIPYLRRLFEHYGFFSMIECEALEAPVRWGLANFRGYSGKHYLGSYKDLEIAQLHELLRKAVLVKHKVASRRRDRVPVDKEPLTQSDVLQALQLHQIVPYFQPQVCLKSRRITGVETLARWSHPEHGVLGPKSFLALLDDPEHHRQLFDCLLLQGLKLQRQLSTRMPGNDLVFSYNIEACQLCDPDFARQVLLQVGAAGVPAWQVALEVTEREALVLDLPGIENISQLVKGGVRLSLDDFGTGHSSIMRLAQIPFAQVKLDAGFIGNALGTKETRIIEAVVALARALDVELVAEGLESDRQLTHLRRLGVDVAQGYLFYKPMDGATLFQLLQEQGRARQAPGA
- the bsrA gene encoding LysR family transcriptional regulator BsrA; translation: MKLNVQRLDLNLLRVFDALMQEQNLSRAAVRLNLSQPAVSNALARLRRHLDEPLFIRTARGMQPTSRAQSLHIAVRQALHLLQQGLDPSAAFDPAAADQLFTLSMNDYAQARLLPALSQRLQQVAPRIRLAVRSDSADSLAAWLSAGMLDLAVDYLYFDNPDLCYQPLLEEQLVVIGRADHPAFTPELDLAAYQGCQHVAIPDRGGRGSPLEIVLGSARVQRQVQLFVPNYLSIPLIVAQSDLLGTVPRHLAEHFGALLPIRMASLPLLAAPVQVSLIWHRQQQQALGLQWLRGEIGMLCGVTAS
- a CDS encoding SRPBCC family protein, which encodes MRETTQHFRQQYRAAVSPGYNPWLHGGFVLAYGVLCIALLCSTLDRVQPLEWLAVPLALLFFNLCIYVVHRWLGHHKQGFARMFYARHTGDHHSFFTPGLMAYEGFRDWRVILFPAWLIVLHSLLFALPLWALLSLWNANVAALFASCTLIGYLAYEVFHACEHLPASHPLARLPWIRQMRQLHELHHRRELMQERNFNIVLPLMDWLFGTLYWQAQDVPESSSSAATSMTRMQHQVDIPRSSTLTLAYAASPRRWPQWHPSSLKVEGAEGPLAGGQGFEEDIHAGGRHGHLSWRVEEYLPGQRWRATARGDHGLWLQVTYECQPLAAEQTRFVRTLEYRFDNLLMRLGNRLLFKRRIERESAASMQALCNMAQQAIALEPTVTAGHPS
- a CDS encoding SMP-30/gluconolactonase/LRE family protein, with protein sequence MNQIAPRRFGPARIILLLVIAILAFLLLAPTKVQPVAWNPAPAPSLSQGPFAENQKLKAVQAVGARDIAGPEALLLENDQLITGLHDGRVVQTSLDGNSLKVLVNTGGRPLGLARHPDGRLIIADAIKGLLALDNQGQLQTLSSEANGLKFGFTDDVAVDAAGRYAYFSDASSRWGYGRDGEAVIEHGGDGRLLRYDFQNGRTEVLLDGLEFANGIALGPQESFVLVNETGAYRISRYWLKGDKAGQHDLFIDNLPGLPDNLSFNGRDRFWVALYAPRNPLLDGTAPYPYVRKMLVRAMQVLPKPVEKRGFVVGLDTEGRVIANLQDGTSGNYSPITTVREYGDALYLGSLTARHMARLPLQQALTAER
- a CDS encoding DUF465 domain-containing protein; its protein translation is MPVTHDLYQDLSCSKEDIQQRRAQDPHLNALFDKYTSIDDQVLEAEAAAAADDVVRKLKERRLLIKDEISDKLTARS
- a CDS encoding excinuclease ABC subunit UvrA yields the protein MTSTRNLPPEPQASQLPEHSSGFVRVRGAREHNLRNVDVDIPRDALVVFSGVSGSGKSSLAFSTLYAEAQRRYFESVAPYARRLIDQVGVPDVDRIDGLPPAVALQQQRGSPSTRSSVGSVTTLSSLVRMLYSRAGSYPPGQSMLYAEDFSPNTPQGACPQCHGLGRVYEVDEASMVPDPSLTIRQRAVASWPLAWQGQNLRDILVTLGYDVDIPWRELPREQRDWILFTEDTPTVPVYAGLTPEQTRQALARQQEPSYMGTFSGARRYVLHTFAHTQSALMKKRVGQFMRGSPCPLCEGKRLKREALAVTFAGMDIGELARMPLLQLAEVLKPVAADAGAPRGVMPLSPEKRLAAQRIAQDLLERVGSLIDLGLGYLALERSTPTLSPGELQRLRLATQLGSQLFGVIYVLDEPSAGLHPADAEALFEALQRLKAAGNSLFVVEHDLQIMRRADWLVEVGPAAGERGGQVLYSGPPAGLAVIEVSQTRRYLFAEQPAPRRPVREPQGWLRLEGITRNNLQALDVEFPLGCFIAVTGISGSGKSSLVSQALLELVGAHLGREPDGEEAPELDLQDDAPIGSAGRIASGMERIKRLVQVDQKPIGRTPRSNLATYTGLFDQVRKLFAATPEARARGYDAGQFSFNVAKGRCPACEGEGFVSVELLFMPSVFAPCPTCQGARYHPQTLEVTWQGLNIAQVLQLNVEQALPVFAEQPGIRRALQVLHDIGLDYLRLGQPATELSGGEAQRIKLATELQRNARGATLYVLDEPTTGLHPRDVDRLLEQLDKLVTAGHSLVVVEHEMRVVAQADWVIDIGPGAGEQGGRLVASGTPEQVARHRGSRTAPFLAAALGQN
- a CDS encoding DUF1652 domain-containing protein; translation: MISTLELRRIVETSFLPLHCQCTVGHDGAMTVRICDPSSGRVDLFVTGIATRDLTSARAIGELIAELRYDLRHTGLTEEQGGRRSRER